Proteins encoded in a region of the Populus nigra chromosome 3, ddPopNigr1.1, whole genome shotgun sequence genome:
- the LOC133689762 gene encoding DEAD-box ATP-dependent RNA helicase 53, mitochondrial-like isoform X2, with protein sequence MLSTILRRSSSSYALAPNRAIAAITLLHHLQLTPATSPVPSRNGSLPGEIRPFSSFLTSPTISRDFHVKSGPLDFKASSVTQAGIAVADYGSDEEKGKGSEEGLEISNLGISKEIVNSLAKKGITKLFPIQKAVLEPAMQGKDMFGRARTGTGKTLAFGIPILDKIIEFNKQHGKGRNPLAMVMAPTRELARQVQKEFHDSAPSLDTICLYGGVPISSQMRELEYGVDVVVGTPGRIIDLMKRGSLNLSEIKHVVLDEADQMLGVGFVDDIETILSRLPKKRHSMCFSATMPSWIKQLVRKYLKDPLTIDLVGDSDKKLADGITLYSIASDMYAKASILGPLITEHAKGGKCIVFTETKRDADRLAYAMAKNHKCEALHGDISQNVRERTLSGFREGHFNILVATDVAARGLDVPNVDLIIHYALPRCSETFVHRSGRTGRAGKKGTAILIYTQDDARQVKLIERDTGCRFSELPKIAVDGASLDMYNDLGRGRSNSSGGFGNRAYGSGQGSRNSGFGRSSGQFSGSSQGGYNRNKPGNFGRSGSFGESGRSDRSSTFGDFGSGRSSGKQKVPVFDPFGDSD encoded by the exons AGCCGCCATAACCCTCCTACACCACCTCCAATTAACGCCTGCCACGTCACCAGTTCCTTCCAGAAATGGGTCTCTTCCCGGTGAGATTAGAcccttttcttcatttcttactTCTCCAACTATATCTAGAGACTTTCATGTAAAATCTGGGCCGTTGGATTTTAAGGCGAGTTCGGTGACTCAAGCTGGGATCGCTGTAGCTGATTATGGCTCTGATGaggagaaagggaaagggaGCGAAGAAGGGcttgaaatttcaaatttagGGATTTCTAAAGAGATTGTTAactctttagctaaaaaagggATAACTAAACTGTTTCCCATTCAG AAAGCAGTGCTTGAACCGGCAATGCAAGGGAAGGACATGTTTGGCCGAGCTCGAACAGGAACAGGAAAAACACTTGCTTTTGGAATCCCTATACTcgataaaattatagaatttaacaAGCAACATGg GAAAGGGAGGAACCCGTTGGCAATGGTTATGGCTCCAACAAGAGAACTTGCAAGACAAGTACAGAAGGAGTTTCATGATTCTGCGCCTAGTTTGGATACCATATGTTTATATGGGGGTGTTCCTATTTCAAGCCAAATGAGGGAGCTTGAATATGGTGTTGATGTTGTTGTTGGCACACCTGGTCGTATTATTGATCTGATGAAGAGGGGTTCGCTTAATTTGTCAGAAATTAAGCATGTTGTTCTTGACGAAGCTGATCAGATGCTTGGTGTGGGATTTGTTGATGATATTGAGACAATCTTGTCAAGGTTACCTAAGAAGCGGCATAGCATGTGCTTCTCTGCTACAATGCCAAGTTGGATCAAACAACTTGTTAGGAAGTACCTAAAAGATCCACTGACTATTGATCTT GTTGGAGATTCTGATAAAAAGCTGGCTGATGGAATTACCCTCTATTCAATAGCTTCAGACATGTATGCAAAAGCATCAATTCTTGGTCCTCTGATTACA gaaCATGCAAAAGGAGGAAAGTGCATTGTTTTTACTGAAACAAAGCGTGATGCTGATCGATTAGCATATGCCATGGCAAAGAACCATAAATGTGAGGCTTTACATGGAGATATTTCACAGAATGTGAGAGAAAGGACACTTTCAGGCTTCCGAGAGGGACATTTCAATATTCTAGTTGCCACTGATGTTGCGGCTCGTGGTCTTGATGTCCCTAATGTTGATCTG ATAATACATTATGCACTTCCTAGATGTTCAGAGACTTTTGTTCATCGATCTGGCCGTACTGGTCGTGCTGGGAAGAAGGGAACTGCAATTCTTATTTATACTCAAGATGATGCCAGGCAAGTCAAGTTAATTGAACGGGACACAGGGTGCAGATTTTCAGAG CTCCCTAAAATCGCTGTTGATGGTGCAAGCTTAGACATGTACAATGACTTGGGTCGTGGACGATCTAACTCATCTGGAGGGTTTGGTAACCGTGCATATGGATCTGGGCAAGGCTCCAGGAATTCTGGCTTTGGCCGTTCTAGTGGCCAATTTTCTGGATCCAGTCAAGGTGGTTATAACAGAAACAAACCAGGGAATTTTGGTCGTTCTGGCAGCTTTGGTGAGTCAGGTAGATCAGA CCGTTCAAGCACTTTTGGGGACTTTGGTTCGGGCCGTTCTAGTGGAAAGCAGAAGGTTCCTGTTTTTGATCCTTTTGGGGACTCTGACTAG
- the LOC133689762 gene encoding DEAD-box ATP-dependent RNA helicase 53, mitochondrial-like isoform X1, whose amino-acid sequence MLSTILRRSSSSYALAPNRAIAAITLLHHLQLTPATSPVPSRNGSLPGEIRPFSSFLTSPTISRDFHVKSGPLDFKASSVTQAGIAVADYGSDEEKGKGSEEGLEISNLGISKEIVNSLAKKGITKLFPIQKAVLEPAMQGKDMFGRARTGTGKTLAFGIPILDKIIEFNKQHGKGRNPLAMVMAPTRELARQVQKEFHDSAPSLDTICLYGGVPISSQMRELEYGVDVVVGTPGRIIDLMKRGSLNLSEIKHVVLDEADQMLGVGFVDDIETILSRLPKKRHSMCFSATMPSWIKQLVRKYLKDPLTIDLVGDSDKKLADGITLYSIASDMYAKASILGPLITEHAKGGKCIVFTETKRDADRLAYAMAKNHKCEALHGDISQNVRERTLSGFREGHFNILVATDVAARGLDVPNVDLIIHYALPRCSETFVHRSGRTGRAGKKGTAILIYTQDDARQVKLIERDTGCRFSELPKIAVDGASLDMYNDLGRGRSNSSGGFGNRAYGSGQGSRNSGFGRSSGQFSGSSQGGYNRNKPGNFGRSGSFGESGRSDRSSTFGDFGSGRSSTFGDFGSGRSSGKQKVPVFDPFGDSD is encoded by the exons AGCCGCCATAACCCTCCTACACCACCTCCAATTAACGCCTGCCACGTCACCAGTTCCTTCCAGAAATGGGTCTCTTCCCGGTGAGATTAGAcccttttcttcatttcttactTCTCCAACTATATCTAGAGACTTTCATGTAAAATCTGGGCCGTTGGATTTTAAGGCGAGTTCGGTGACTCAAGCTGGGATCGCTGTAGCTGATTATGGCTCTGATGaggagaaagggaaagggaGCGAAGAAGGGcttgaaatttcaaatttagGGATTTCTAAAGAGATTGTTAactctttagctaaaaaagggATAACTAAACTGTTTCCCATTCAG AAAGCAGTGCTTGAACCGGCAATGCAAGGGAAGGACATGTTTGGCCGAGCTCGAACAGGAACAGGAAAAACACTTGCTTTTGGAATCCCTATACTcgataaaattatagaatttaacaAGCAACATGg GAAAGGGAGGAACCCGTTGGCAATGGTTATGGCTCCAACAAGAGAACTTGCAAGACAAGTACAGAAGGAGTTTCATGATTCTGCGCCTAGTTTGGATACCATATGTTTATATGGGGGTGTTCCTATTTCAAGCCAAATGAGGGAGCTTGAATATGGTGTTGATGTTGTTGTTGGCACACCTGGTCGTATTATTGATCTGATGAAGAGGGGTTCGCTTAATTTGTCAGAAATTAAGCATGTTGTTCTTGACGAAGCTGATCAGATGCTTGGTGTGGGATTTGTTGATGATATTGAGACAATCTTGTCAAGGTTACCTAAGAAGCGGCATAGCATGTGCTTCTCTGCTACAATGCCAAGTTGGATCAAACAACTTGTTAGGAAGTACCTAAAAGATCCACTGACTATTGATCTT GTTGGAGATTCTGATAAAAAGCTGGCTGATGGAATTACCCTCTATTCAATAGCTTCAGACATGTATGCAAAAGCATCAATTCTTGGTCCTCTGATTACA gaaCATGCAAAAGGAGGAAAGTGCATTGTTTTTACTGAAACAAAGCGTGATGCTGATCGATTAGCATATGCCATGGCAAAGAACCATAAATGTGAGGCTTTACATGGAGATATTTCACAGAATGTGAGAGAAAGGACACTTTCAGGCTTCCGAGAGGGACATTTCAATATTCTAGTTGCCACTGATGTTGCGGCTCGTGGTCTTGATGTCCCTAATGTTGATCTG ATAATACATTATGCACTTCCTAGATGTTCAGAGACTTTTGTTCATCGATCTGGCCGTACTGGTCGTGCTGGGAAGAAGGGAACTGCAATTCTTATTTATACTCAAGATGATGCCAGGCAAGTCAAGTTAATTGAACGGGACACAGGGTGCAGATTTTCAGAG CTCCCTAAAATCGCTGTTGATGGTGCAAGCTTAGACATGTACAATGACTTGGGTCGTGGACGATCTAACTCATCTGGAGGGTTTGGTAACCGTGCATATGGATCTGGGCAAGGCTCCAGGAATTCTGGCTTTGGCCGTTCTAGTGGCCAATTTTCTGGATCCAGTCAAGGTGGTTATAACAGAAACAAACCAGGGAATTTTGGTCGTTCTGGCAGCTTTGGTGAGTCAGGTAGATCAGACCGTTCAAGCACTTTTGGGGACTTTGGTTCGGGCCGTTCAAGCACTTTTGGGGACTTTGGTTCGGGCCGTTCTAGTGGAAAGCAGAAGGTTCCTGTTTTTGATCCTTTTGGGGACTCTGACTAG